In Janibacter cremeus, a genomic segment contains:
- a CDS encoding thioredoxin domain-containing protein codes for MSKSLKLSVAMIVAVAVALTAAFVLTRTDDENTPASTDGSSEPLVRDDSPRLSSGKEAVFVEFLDFECEACKAAHPVIEDLREEYGDQVTFVVRHMPLHGNSMNAALASEAAAEQGEFEAMHDKLFATVDQWGHQQDSQAKTFEGYAKDLGLDMEQYRADVEDPAIKKRVEQSQDDAEALGVTGTPTFFLDGEEFEPSSIGEFDTALDDAIQD; via the coding sequence GTGAGCAAGAGTCTGAAACTGTCCGTGGCCATGATCGTGGCCGTCGCCGTCGCGCTGACCGCAGCGTTCGTCCTCACCCGCACCGACGACGAGAACACACCGGCATCCACCGACGGCTCGTCCGAACCTCTCGTGCGCGACGACAGTCCTCGCTTGTCCTCGGGGAAGGAGGCGGTCTTCGTCGAGTTCCTCGACTTCGAGTGCGAGGCGTGCAAGGCCGCCCACCCGGTCATCGAGGACCTGCGCGAGGAGTACGGCGACCAAGTCACCTTCGTCGTGCGCCACATGCCCCTGCACGGCAACTCGATGAATGCCGCCCTGGCCTCCGAGGCCGCGGCCGAGCAGGGCGAGTTCGAGGCCATGCACGACAAGCTCTTCGCGACCGTGGACCAGTGGGGACACCAACAGGACTCGCAGGCCAAGACCTTCGAGGGGTACGCCAAGGACCTCGGCCTGGACATGGAGCAGTACCGCGCCGACGTCGAGGACCCAGCCATCAAGAAGCGCGTCGAGCAGAGCCAGGACGACGCCGAGGCCCTGGGCGTCACCGGAACCCCGACCTTCTTCCTCGACGGCGAGGAGTTCGAGCCGAGCAGCATCGGCGAGTTCGACACCGCGCTCGATGACGCCATCCAGGACTGA
- a CDS encoding replication initiator, with protein MVTTDTHAPTAGEDRFPGFGEDAPLDIPDLNHPENAKLIAHRMRDGTMDDFSQALGATHHCAHPVRLAGSSVTVDTTTGEIVSSFDAGDLPFGVLHRACGNRRASVCPSCSRTYARDTYALIHAGVAGGKSVPDRVRDNPLLFVTLTAPSFGPVHGHRSGRACRPRRRDDRARCPHGRPLWCTRVHDRDDEINGAPLCAECHDTASAVMWQWHAPELWRRFTIAFRRALAHHLAVPDSRLGEVASIQYAKVAEHQARGLIHFHALIRLDGPASGGTGSPAPPSLDGDTFAALVRQVVPTVTTIAEPVDFEDTPRVLAFGAQVDVRTVRAGSRTDDPAGPLTPDQVAGYLAKYSTKDSSGLHGRGQGRPHILALRRQCAEMAARAAIFHDRDHEYQRMGKWVHCLGFRGHFGTKSRRYSLTLGALRRARSRWQALAAESRRTGQPLDTRDLEARLLADDADETTHVIGTWTYIGTGWRDHLEQALALAVAARSREYDLWKAERRKDRDALDRRGR; from the coding sequence GTGGTCACCACAGACACGCACGCCCCTACCGCCGGCGAGGACCGCTTCCCCGGCTTCGGTGAGGACGCACCGCTGGACATTCCCGATCTCAATCACCCCGAGAACGCCAAGCTCATCGCCCACCGGATGCGCGACGGGACGATGGACGACTTCTCCCAGGCACTCGGCGCTACGCACCACTGTGCCCACCCCGTCCGGCTGGCCGGGTCCTCGGTCACCGTCGACACCACGACCGGCGAGATCGTCTCGTCCTTCGACGCAGGTGACCTGCCGTTCGGGGTACTGCACCGCGCGTGCGGTAACCGCCGTGCCTCGGTGTGCCCGTCCTGCTCACGCACCTATGCCCGTGACACCTACGCCCTCATCCATGCCGGGGTCGCTGGCGGCAAGAGCGTCCCCGACCGGGTGCGGGACAACCCGCTGCTGTTCGTCACCCTCACCGCGCCATCCTTCGGGCCCGTCCACGGCCACCGCAGCGGGAGGGCCTGTCGGCCTCGGCGACGCGACGACCGCGCCCGCTGCCCCCACGGTCGGCCGTTGTGGTGCACCCGGGTTCATGACCGGGACGACGAGATCAACGGGGCGCCGTTGTGCGCCGAGTGCCATGACACCGCGTCGGCGGTGATGTGGCAGTGGCACGCCCCCGAGCTGTGGCGACGCTTCACCATCGCCTTCCGCCGCGCCCTCGCCCACCACCTGGCCGTCCCCGACTCGCGGCTGGGCGAGGTCGCGTCGATCCAGTACGCCAAGGTCGCCGAGCACCAGGCACGCGGCCTGATCCACTTCCACGCCCTGATCCGCCTCGACGGGCCAGCCAGCGGCGGCACCGGTTCGCCCGCTCCCCCATCGCTGGACGGCGACACCTTCGCAGCCCTCGTCCGACAGGTCGTCCCGACCGTGACGACCATCGCCGAGCCGGTCGACTTCGAGGACACCCCACGGGTGCTGGCCTTCGGGGCCCAGGTCGACGTGCGTACCGTCCGGGCCGGCTCGCGCACCGACGACCCGGCCGGCCCGCTGACCCCCGATCAGGTCGCCGGCTACCTGGCCAAGTACTCCACCAAGGACTCCTCCGGCCTGCACGGCCGCGGTCAAGGGCGCCCGCACATCCTCGCCCTGCGCCGGCAGTGCGCGGAGATGGCTGCCCGGGCCGCGATCTTCCACGACCGGGACCACGAGTACCAACGGATGGGCAAGTGGGTGCACTGTCTGGGCTTCCGTGGCCACTTCGGCACCAAGTCCCGGCGCTACTCCCTCACCCTCGGCGCGCTGCGTCGTGCCCGCTCGCGGTGGCAGGCACTGGCTGCCGAGTCCCGCCGCACCGGGCAACCCCTCGACACCCGCGACCTCGAAGCACGGCTGCTCGCCGACGACGCAGACGAGACCACCCACGTGATCGGCACCTGGACCTACATCGGCACCGGCTGGCGCGACCACCTCGAACAAGCCCTCGCCCTGGCGGTCGCAGCCCGCAGCCGCGAGTACGACCTGTGGAAAGCCGAACGCCGCAAGGACCGAGATGCGCTAGACAGGAGAGGACGATGA
- a CDS encoding pyridoxamine 5'-phosphate oxidase family protein yields the protein MNEEQQTVADIITSTKIAMMTHHSADGALIAHPMATQDVDFTGTVLFIAERGSDKVRDLVADPRVNLAYSGKGSWVSLAGKARIVDDEARLRELWGTFTGAWLEGGPDSPNNILIEVEAESAEYWDAPGSSRTVQLANLARSAIKGERIEGDHDVVDY from the coding sequence ATGAATGAGGAACAGCAGACGGTTGCCGACATCATCACCTCGACGAAGATCGCCATGATGACCCACCACAGCGCAGACGGGGCGTTGATCGCGCACCCGATGGCCACTCAGGATGTCGATTTCACCGGGACCGTCCTGTTCATCGCCGAGCGTGGCAGCGACAAGGTCAGGGACCTCGTGGCCGACCCGCGCGTGAATCTTGCGTACTCGGGCAAGGGCTCTTGGGTGTCACTCGCAGGCAAGGCCCGCATCGTCGATGACGAGGCACGACTGCGCGAACTGTGGGGCACCTTCACCGGCGCCTGGTTGGAGGGTGGACCGGACAGCCCGAACAACATCCTCATCGAGGTCGAGGCGGAGTCCGCGGAGTACTGGGACGCCCCGGGCAGCAGCAGGACCGTCCAGCTGGCGAACCTCGCCAGGTCGGCCATCAAGGGTGAGCGCATCGAGGGCGACCATGACGTCGTCGACTACTGA
- a CDS encoding GNAT family N-acetyltransferase, whose product MSRVTRPSDRTVVLTGTTPQGESVTLRPLRRGDRRDFIDLRSRNATWLAPWDPTTPPGGRPRRDLGRDFPGYVRALAREAKEGSGLSLVIVVEDEIVGMVAASSIVEGALRSGSIGYWIGREVAGRWIAPTAVAMLGDHLMDPKGRALHRIQIEIVPENAASLAVVAKLRMREEGTKRAYLHIGGSWRDHRSFAVVAEEVGVAGLTARLSHQYQQSQARHTE is encoded by the coding sequence ATGTCCCGCGTGACCCGTCCGAGTGACCGGACTGTCGTTCTCACCGGGACCACTCCCCAGGGGGAGTCGGTGACCCTGCGCCCCTTGCGAAGGGGGGATCGCCGCGACTTCATCGACCTGCGCTCGCGCAATGCCACCTGGTTGGCGCCGTGGGACCCGACGACCCCGCCGGGTGGTCGGCCGCGCCGGGATCTCGGGCGTGACTTCCCCGGCTACGTGCGGGCACTGGCGCGGGAGGCCAAGGAGGGGAGCGGGCTGAGCCTGGTGATCGTCGTCGAGGACGAGATCGTCGGGATGGTCGCCGCCAGCAGCATCGTCGAGGGAGCTCTGCGCTCGGGCAGCATCGGGTACTGGATCGGGCGGGAGGTCGCGGGACGCTGGATCGCACCGACCGCGGTCGCGATGCTCGGCGACCACCTGATGGACCCGAAGGGGCGAGCGCTGCACCGGATCCAGATCGAGATCGTCCCCGAGAACGCCGCCAGCCTGGCCGTCGTGGCCAAGCTGCGCATGCGTGAGGAGGGGACCAAACGGGCCTACCTGCACATCGGGGGCAGCTGGCGCGACCACCGCTCCTTCGCCGTCGTGGCGGAGGAAGTCGGTGTCGCAGGGCTGACGGCACGTCTGTCACACCAATATCAGCAGTCACAAGCGCGACACACCGAGTAG
- a CDS encoding tyrosine-type recombinase/integrase, which yields MSVQKLANGRFRAKLKSGRVDVASKVFDTQREAKGWLARERAALAGGVDPRAGRQRVRVLVVQWLRVRSTTVAAKTYRSDQDLLRLMPTSMLALYVSAVSGREVARSFEALLADGLAESSVRRFRASLSSFFAWCVREKIVVANPVMGVRVPKQSGEVEEMDPFSEEALEVAHAQWAAISPHLADLMLVLAWTGLRWAEARAMRVEDVMQVPTPGLLVRRSQPEGHAIKGTKGQRSRRVPLANRVLPIVQHLSEGKNQRDLLFTTERGAQLHRSAVLRSLKWPTSGQGRRVHDLRHTAACLWLSRGVDPGTVQAWMGHESIATTNRYLHFLGTGADRAGLERLNAPSGGTRGAGREVRSE from the coding sequence GTGAGCGTGCAGAAGCTAGCGAACGGTCGGTTCCGCGCGAAGCTGAAGAGCGGTCGGGTCGATGTGGCGAGCAAGGTCTTCGACACCCAACGGGAGGCCAAGGGATGGCTCGCCCGCGAGCGTGCGGCACTGGCGGGTGGGGTCGACCCCCGGGCCGGCCGGCAGCGCGTCCGCGTCCTGGTCGTCCAGTGGCTTCGGGTGCGGTCCACGACCGTCGCGGCCAAGACGTACCGGAGCGACCAGGACCTGCTGCGCCTGATGCCGACGAGCATGCTGGCGCTGTACGTGTCCGCCGTGTCCGGGCGGGAGGTCGCGCGCTCCTTCGAGGCGCTCCTCGCAGACGGTCTCGCGGAGAGCTCCGTGCGGCGGTTCCGGGCCAGCCTGTCCTCGTTCTTCGCCTGGTGCGTGCGGGAGAAGATCGTCGTGGCCAACCCGGTCATGGGGGTGCGCGTACCCAAGCAGTCCGGCGAGGTCGAGGAGATGGACCCGTTCAGCGAGGAGGCGCTGGAGGTGGCCCATGCCCAGTGGGCCGCGATCTCGCCGCACCTGGCCGACCTGATGCTCGTGCTGGCGTGGACCGGGTTGCGCTGGGCCGAGGCACGGGCGATGCGGGTCGAGGACGTCATGCAGGTACCCACGCCGGGTCTGCTCGTGCGGCGATCCCAGCCGGAGGGCCACGCGATCAAGGGCACCAAGGGCCAGCGGTCCCGACGGGTCCCGCTGGCCAACCGGGTGCTGCCGATCGTCCAGCACCTGAGCGAGGGCAAGAACCAGCGGGATCTGCTCTTCACGACCGAGCGCGGCGCCCAGCTGCACCGCTCGGCGGTGCTCCGCAGCCTGAAGTGGCCGACGAGCGGCCAGGGCCGTCGGGTGCACGACCTGCGGCACACGGCTGCGTGCCTCTGGCTGAGCCGCGGCGTGGACCCGGGCACGGTGCAGGCGTGGATGGGGCACGAGTCGATCGCCACGACGAACCGGTACCTGCACTTCCTGGGCACGGGTGCCGATCGGGCCGGCCTGGAGCGGCTCAACGCACCGTCGGGGGGCACCCGGGGGGCAGGTCGGGAGGTGAGGTCGGAATGA
- a CDS encoding vitamin K epoxide reductase family protein: MTAATTLPSSHRGLGRLYLVTGLIGLIAALALLIEKIALLKNPEHVPTCSINPILSCGSVMSTPQAEAFGIPNPIIGVVGFAALAMLGVVLATGSSVQPWLMAAAQVAVTLAAVFIHWLIYQSLYVIGALCPYCMAVWVVTIAAFWYTTVHPLHRFRPGGATRTLAEYRGAVLTAWHLVIIALIAQRFWDYWITLT; the protein is encoded by the coding sequence GTGACCGCAGCGACCACCCTGCCCAGCAGCCATCGCGGGCTGGGCCGGCTTTACCTCGTCACCGGGCTGATCGGACTCATCGCGGCCCTCGCACTGCTCATCGAGAAGATCGCACTCCTGAAGAACCCTGAGCACGTCCCCACGTGCAGCATCAACCCGATCCTGTCGTGCGGATCGGTGATGTCCACACCTCAGGCTGAGGCCTTCGGCATCCCCAACCCGATCATTGGCGTCGTGGGTTTCGCCGCCCTCGCGATGCTCGGCGTGGTGCTGGCGACGGGCAGCTCCGTCCAGCCGTGGCTCATGGCGGCCGCCCAAGTCGCGGTCACCCTCGCGGCGGTCTTCATCCACTGGCTGATCTACCAGAGCCTTTACGTCATCGGCGCGCTGTGCCCCTACTGCATGGCCGTCTGGGTCGTGACCATCGCAGCCTTCTGGTACACCACCGTCCACCCCTTGCACCGCTTCCGCCCCGGTGGCGCGACCCGCACCCTCGCCGAGTACCGCGGAGCCGTCCTCACCGCCTGGCACCTCGTGATCATCGCCCTCATCGCACAACGGTTTTGGGACTACTGGATCACGCTCACATGA
- a CDS encoding helix-turn-helix transcriptional regulator — protein MMEQQMQDQTTPMLERLLTTAEVAEALQISPSTLCRWRQVGHGPRVTWLTPFSPRYQREDVAAWVKRSAA, from the coding sequence ATGATGGAGCAACAGATGCAGGACCAAACAACACCGATGCTCGAGCGGTTGCTGACCACCGCGGAGGTCGCAGAGGCGCTGCAGATCTCGCCGTCGACACTGTGCCGGTGGCGACAGGTGGGCCACGGTCCACGGGTGACGTGGCTGACCCCCTTCAGTCCGCGCTACCAGCGGGAGGACGTGGCTGCCTGGGTGAAGCGGAGCGCGGCGTGA
- a CDS encoding IS481 family transposase, giving the protein MPHANAPLSPTGRLRLARCVVEDGWPLRRAAERFSVSVTTARRWAERYRAQGRAGMVERSSRPATCPHRTSRHRERRVVGLRVKRRWGPARIAYHLGMPPSTVHKILTRYQCLRLSWTDPATGAPVRAQRRKVRHYEHEAPGELVHVDIKKLGRIPDGGGHKVHGRQRGKRNSGATRPGYWHIHNAVDDHSRLAYSELLPDERQETASAFWARANAYFAAAGITVTRVLTDNGSCYRSRAFNEALGEDVKHKFTRPYRPQTNGKVERFNRTMLEEWAYAHAYGSEAERVAAFPEFLHHYNHHRGHTALKGSSPADRVPNLSGQNI; this is encoded by the coding sequence ATGCCCCACGCTAACGCCCCGTTGTCTCCTACCGGTCGCCTGCGATTGGCCCGGTGCGTCGTCGAGGACGGCTGGCCGCTGCGACGCGCGGCCGAGCGGTTCAGCGTCTCGGTGACCACGGCCAGACGGTGGGCCGAGCGGTACCGCGCCCAAGGCCGTGCCGGCATGGTCGAGCGCTCCAGCCGGCCAGCTACCTGTCCGCACCGCACGTCCCGGCATCGCGAGCGACGGGTGGTCGGCCTGCGGGTGAAGCGCCGGTGGGGACCGGCCCGGATCGCCTACCACCTGGGCATGCCCCCCTCGACCGTGCACAAGATCCTCACCCGGTACCAGTGCCTGCGCCTGTCGTGGACCGACCCGGCCACCGGCGCGCCCGTACGGGCGCAAAGGCGCAAGGTCCGCCACTACGAGCACGAGGCCCCCGGTGAGCTGGTCCACGTCGACATCAAGAAGCTCGGGCGCATCCCCGACGGTGGGGGACACAAGGTGCACGGACGTCAGCGAGGCAAGCGCAACTCCGGGGCCACCCGCCCGGGCTACTGGCACATCCACAACGCCGTCGACGACCACTCCCGCCTGGCCTACAGCGAGCTGCTGCCCGATGAGCGCCAGGAGACCGCCTCGGCCTTCTGGGCCCGCGCGAACGCCTACTTCGCCGCGGCCGGGATCACTGTGACACGGGTGCTGACCGACAACGGGTCCTGCTACCGCTCACGCGCCTTCAACGAGGCCCTCGGCGAGGACGTCAAACACAAGTTCACCCGCCCCTACCGGCCGCAGACCAACGGCAAGGTCGAACGGTTCAACCGCACCATGCTCGAGGAGTGGGCCTACGCCCACGCCTACGGCAGCGAGGCCGAGCGCGTCGCAGCCTTCCCCGAGTTCCTCCATCACTACAATCATCACCGCGGCCACACCGCACTCAAGGGCTCCTCACCCGCGGACCGCGTACCCAACCTGAGTGGGCAGAACATCTAG
- a CDS encoding cation transporter — translation MTATVLSVDRRTRLHRRVRLIVAFTITYNVIEAAVAIWAGSAASSAALIGFGLDSVIEVLSAAAVAWQFTRKDPERWEKATVRAIGIAFFALAGYVVLDAVLSLAGVEEVGHSPLGIGIATLSLVVMPALAWLEFRTGRELGSKSVQADAKQLLLCIYLSGTVLVGLLLNSLFGWAWADSAAALVVAGLAVREGIEAWRGDVESPFEVLDELDKDDE, via the coding sequence ATGACGGCCACCGTCCTGTCCGTCGATCGCCGCACACGGCTGCACCGCCGAGTACGCCTGATCGTCGCGTTCACGATCACCTACAACGTCATCGAGGCGGCCGTCGCGATCTGGGCGGGTTCGGCCGCCTCGTCGGCGGCCCTGATCGGGTTCGGGCTCGACTCCGTGATCGAGGTCCTCTCCGCCGCCGCGGTGGCCTGGCAGTTCACCCGGAAGGACCCGGAGCGTTGGGAGAAGGCCACCGTTCGCGCGATCGGGATCGCATTCTTCGCTCTCGCCGGGTACGTCGTCCTCGATGCAGTACTCAGTCTCGCCGGCGTCGAGGAGGTCGGACACAGCCCGCTGGGGATCGGCATCGCCACCCTCAGCCTGGTCGTGATGCCGGCGCTGGCGTGGCTGGAATTCCGCACCGGCCGCGAGCTGGGCTCGAAGAGCGTCCAGGCCGACGCAAAGCAACTGCTGCTGTGCATCTACCTCTCAGGCACGGTGCTCGTCGGGCTCCTCCTGAACTCCCTGTTCGGCTGGGCGTGGGCCGACTCCGCCGCGGCGCTCGTGGTCGCAGGTCTCGCGGTCCGCGAGGGCATCGAGGCCTGGCGCGGCGACGTCGAGTCCCCGTTCGAGGTGCTGGACGAGCTCGACAAGGACGACGAGTAG
- the cmtR gene encoding Cd(II)/Pb(II)-sensing metalloregulatory transcriptional regulator CmtR gives MLTIATRLDVMHRLGRAMADATRSRILITLLDGPSYPGVLARELDLTRSNVSNHLACLRDCGIVVAEVEGRRARYEIADAHLAQALTGLLQVTLAVDEGATCMDVSCTVPGCRDEVCR, from the coding sequence ATGCTGACTATTGCGACCAGACTTGATGTGATGCACCGACTCGGTCGGGCGATGGCGGATGCGACGCGATCACGGATACTGATCACCCTGCTCGACGGACCGAGCTATCCCGGGGTGCTGGCCCGCGAGCTGGACCTGACTCGTTCGAACGTGTCGAACCATCTGGCCTGCCTGCGTGACTGCGGGATCGTCGTGGCCGAGGTCGAAGGTCGTCGGGCCCGGTACGAGATCGCCGACGCCCACCTGGCGCAGGCCCTGACTGGACTCCTCCAGGTGACCCTCGCGGTCGACGAGGGCGCGACCTGCATGGATGTCAGCTGCACCGTGCCGGGGTGTCGCGACGAGGTCTGCCGATGA
- a CDS encoding FUSC family protein codes for MNRVREVVRRPEFTTDLLQIVKSVVAATLAWWISIKILSSPLPFLSPWTALLTVHATVHRSLSRGMQTTVASTIGVGLSFVIGAYLGVSVWTFALALFVGLAGARISWIRDEGVAIATTAIFILGSGFEQQQPLLLDRLIEVGVGVVIGVAVNLLFIPPLRDQQAARYVDSINRRMGDVLVDMADEFCSSWETDQADAWRRETESMSDELATAWQSVRFARESRRANPRYRLGLRRGSRQATGRDVSYEEILTRVDEGISHLRHLARTLHEAAYAEGAWDERFRERWTDIVGDAGRAIADPDADVEPVRDRLTALARQMSDDADLPQETWPLYGSLLTSMQHIAVIVDDVASDREAREG; via the coding sequence ATGAATCGAGTGCGTGAGGTCGTGCGACGTCCTGAGTTCACCACCGACCTGCTGCAGATCGTCAAGAGTGTGGTCGCAGCCACCCTGGCGTGGTGGATCTCGATCAAGATCCTCAGTTCCCCGTTGCCCTTCCTGTCGCCGTGGACCGCGCTGTTGACCGTCCACGCCACGGTGCACCGGTCGCTGTCGCGCGGGATGCAGACGACGGTGGCGTCCACGATCGGGGTCGGTCTGTCGTTCGTGATCGGGGCCTACCTCGGCGTGAGCGTGTGGACCTTCGCCCTGGCACTGTTCGTCGGCCTGGCCGGGGCCAGGATCTCGTGGATCCGCGACGAGGGAGTGGCGATCGCGACCACGGCGATCTTCATCCTCGGCAGTGGCTTCGAGCAGCAGCAGCCGTTGCTGCTCGACCGGCTGATCGAGGTGGGTGTGGGTGTCGTGATCGGGGTGGCGGTCAACCTGTTGTTCATCCCACCGCTGCGTGACCAGCAGGCTGCGCGCTATGTCGACAGCATCAACCGCCGCATGGGTGACGTCCTGGTCGACATGGCCGACGAGTTCTGCTCGTCGTGGGAGACCGACCAGGCCGATGCGTGGCGTCGCGAGACCGAGTCGATGAGCGACGAGCTCGCGACCGCTTGGCAGTCGGTGAGATTCGCCCGCGAGAGCAGGCGGGCGAACCCCCGGTACCGACTGGGTCTACGCAGGGGCAGCCGGCAGGCAACGGGTCGCGACGTCAGCTACGAGGAGATCCTGACCCGCGTCGATGAAGGGATCTCGCACCTACGTCACCTCGCCCGGACGTTGCACGAGGCCGCGTACGCCGAAGGTGCCTGGGACGAGCGGTTCAGGGAGCGCTGGACCGACATCGTCGGGGACGCGGGCCGGGCCATCGCTGATCCTGACGCGGACGTCGAGCCGGTCCGCGACCGGTTGACCGCCTTGGCGAGGCAGATGTCGGACGACGCAGACCTGCCGCAGGAGACCTGGCCGCTCTACGGCTCTCTGCTGACGAGCATGCAACACATCGCAGTCATCGTCGACGACGTCGCGTCGGATCGTGAGGCGCGTGAGGGCTGA
- a CDS encoding AI-2E family transporter, with translation MSVKRRRGGRRLPRPSRWLPSLPAPREEAPIVIRTAPESSDGVTALPPTVRALSEWAWRSLVIAVALVALLKLATILAQVVIPVVVALLLAALLEPLFRRLRVVMPKGVAALITVIGTLAAIVALFSYVGNQFATQLGDIVDQVTKGLAQSRHWVESTLGLSEAQLTGWFADQWATISRGDRLSDMATQAGSALGQGLTGFLLAMFTLFFFLYDGPGIWVWVVRLFPRGARAKVLSSGAIAWRQLQAFTRATVLVAGVDAIGIGLGALALGVPFASGIALLVFIGSFVPIVGALVSGFIAVLLAFVAKGPITAVLMLGVVIAVQQIEQQLLQPLLLGRAVRVHPLAVILGITTGIILGGVIGALIAVPTVAVLNAVGHNLLDPTPEDVDGPEELTTDEEQKEIHEDVARAQERSDLDPGDPIYPT, from the coding sequence ATGTCCGTCAAGCGTCGTCGGGGAGGACGGCGGCTGCCACGCCCATCACGGTGGCTGCCGAGCCTTCCCGCACCCCGCGAAGAGGCGCCGATCGTCATCCGGACGGCGCCAGAGTCCTCGGATGGCGTCACCGCCCTCCCCCCGACGGTGCGGGCCCTGTCGGAGTGGGCATGGCGCTCGCTGGTCATCGCGGTCGCCCTCGTCGCGTTGCTCAAACTCGCCACGATCCTGGCCCAGGTCGTCATCCCGGTCGTCGTCGCGCTGCTGCTCGCTGCCCTGCTCGAGCCACTCTTCCGCCGCCTGCGCGTCGTCATGCCCAAGGGTGTGGCGGCCCTGATCACCGTGATCGGGACGTTGGCGGCCATCGTCGCTCTCTTCAGCTACGTGGGCAACCAGTTCGCCACCCAGCTCGGCGACATCGTCGACCAGGTCACCAAGGGCCTGGCCCAATCACGGCACTGGGTCGAGAGCACGCTCGGACTCAGCGAAGCGCAGCTGACCGGGTGGTTCGCCGACCAGTGGGCCACGATCTCCCGGGGCGACCGCCTGTCCGACATGGCCACCCAGGCCGGCTCCGCGCTGGGCCAGGGGCTCACCGGATTCCTGCTGGCGATGTTCACCCTGTTCTTCTTCCTCTACGACGGTCCCGGCATCTGGGTCTGGGTCGTTCGGCTCTTTCCGCGCGGAGCCAGGGCAAAGGTCCTGTCCTCCGGGGCGATCGCGTGGCGCCAGCTGCAGGCATTCACGCGGGCCACAGTCCTGGTTGCGGGCGTCGACGCGATCGGCATCGGACTCGGCGCCCTGGCCCTCGGCGTCCCCTTCGCCTCGGGTATCGCCCTACTCGTCTTCATCGGCTCGTTCGTGCCGATCGTCGGAGCACTGGTCTCCGGATTCATCGCCGTCCTGCTCGCCTTCGTCGCCAAGGGACCGATCACCGCTGTACTCATGCTCGGCGTCGTCATCGCCGTGCAGCAGATCGAGCAGCAGCTGCTCCAGCCCTTGCTCCTGGGGCGTGCCGTCCGGGTCCACCCGCTCGCGGTGATCCTCGGTATCACCACCGGCATCATTCTCGGTGGCGTCATCGGCGCGCTGATCGCCGTCCCCACGGTGGCAGTCCTCAATGCCGTCGGCCACAACCTCCTCGACCCGACACCCGAGGACGTGGACGGACCGGAAGAACTGACGACCGATGAGGAGCAGAAGGAGATCCACGAGGACGTCGCTCGCGCGCAGGAGCGCTCCGACCTCGACCCGGGGGACCCGATCTACCCGACCTGA